In Theileria annulata chromosome 3, complete sequence, *** SEQUENCING IN PROGRESS ***, the sequence TCTAATAAACAAACACGAGCCGTCTCAAAAATTATGGTACTCTTCCTTTTCAGGTTCGATATTTGCTAATCACTATGATTTAGGCCTAGACTACTTTCAATATCAAGATGATAAGTGGATATCCACTCGATCAGGTATTTACCATGAATATACCCAATTTTCATAAACTAATTATCAATTAGGACTATGTATGTTTAACATAATATCAAATGACGTATACAAAGCAGTTGGAGTTgacattaaatttaaataatctcCTTTTTGAAATTCGTTAAATATATCTTAgaaatttattcaaattgACAAACACACGTGATCCTTAGTGCAAACCACCTCAGACTGCTCCTCCAAAGATCTGACAGCTTCTTCCACCTCTGAttctaattaaaaattaaaaaaattcataaaaataGATGAGAATACAAAAATACCCTGGTGAGTGTTCATGAGAGCCTCGAAAAGGGGCGTTTTCTTAGAGATCCCCTCAGGTGTGGATTTCAAATACTTTATAACGAGAATCTCAAGCTCGTTCGTTATGTGGTCGTACTCAGGCCCTAACTTGGCATCTTTAAAGTCCTGGCCGTTTGATGGGCCAGGAAGGTCCGACATTTTACCAACGTGTTTGTTTTGTAACTTTAGTTTTTCTCCCAGATCCAAATTGTAGGCTGCGTAGGCAACGAGAACGTTGTGGTACCTTATCCTATCTTCTACAGCCTTAGAGTACTTACCATAGTTGATCAGGTGCTGGGAGTctatataaaaattgtcCATGCTGAGAAGAACCAATGATCCGACAATCTGGACGTAATCAAAGTCATCCAGCTCGAGGGAAACGTTGGAAAAATGTACCCTTATCACACCTGTGGAGTCGTCTAAATCAAATTGGAAAACTGAAGGAAActtttccaaattttttacttGGCCCACAACACACATTCCGAAAACGGGAGTCCCAAACACTTTAAGTTTCTGGTTCGGATCCACAATGTTTGACAAAACCTTTCCAACCACAACTGGCACAAGACTCTCGACATTACTTGGtttttgttgtttttgAAAAACTGGCTGTGGTATTTCGGAAACATCCGGAGGCACGTATTCTGTTGTGAATTCATATTTACCATCGGATTTCTGGGTAGAATCCGGTTCTTCATTAACATGTTGATTTGTGGAAAAAATACCACCCAGCAAACCAAATTCAAATCCGtccatttaaaattataaaaaatattttatgtgatttattttttagatttacACTACACATTTACTACAGAGTCTAGATACATTAAACCTTATTATGCAAATTTGtaaactattattaattttcccctttgtatttattaaattaacttttGAACTTAAATTTACTAGGCTTCCAAGTTACTCGCTCTCACTCTCAAATTTATACACAGATCAAAACATAACTTGGttatttaacaataaaatCGAGCCTTCCGTTTCTAATATAGTAAAAGAAGAGTTATTATCGCAACTAAAGAGTTTCAAGCCGGACCAATCAACTTTATCTAAAGCTTCAGAAGAGTTAGAAGAAATCGCGCTTGACATATCAAAGAAAATAGctaaaaagaagaaaaaattcAGACTAAAGAATTTATTCCTTCTGGAGGATCTAAAAGATTCCTCACTGTTAACTGAACTTTTCTCATTTTTCAAGGAAAACCCAGTGGTCTACTCAATTTGGAATTCAAACCGAGCCATTTTTTCAAGAGAAGAAGAGTTTGTCCTGGAAATACAATATAAATTTCCTATAAAGTTAAAAGCTGTGCCAAAATTCTATTTCTCGCCAGTTGTAACATACAAAGTGACTGCCACTAAAGGTACgaatttatcatttatttgtatgagcaaaattttaacaaaaatctaatttatatgtTCAGACAAGTATGGAATGACGAAGTTCTCAAAAGGGATTATACACCTTCATACACACCCGTTTATTCCTTGGAAAATATACAACATCGGTTCCTTCGTGATATACCCACCGCTTTTtaagtttaataataactTATGAACAGAATACAGAATTTTAATCTTTATACACAACCaatagaatatattttattttctaagTCAGATTAAGTGATTTTATAAAGTTAGAGTCCTTCGTCTTTGATATTATCTTGTAAAGAGCATTGAGTTGAGCCTCCAGTAGCGTTGCTATATCCCTAAAATTAGTCCCTCTTTCATATAGAACTGACGCTTTATTCAAGTTTACTTCAAATGGGTTCCCAGAGTTAATTCTCTGTTTTATATATGCGATGTTGTTAGGCAGAAAGGCACTAACTCTACTGAGATTAGATTCCATAATTCTTATATTCATGGCCAAAGTTAGGTCCCTCCTCAActaaacaaaaaataaagttttTTTGGGCTTACAGAGAAGTAGTAATGTGATCCGGAACTgatctaataaatttatttgagCAAAACTGAAAACTAACCAGAGTGTAAAGTTCTTTAAAGTGTGCAGTAGCCTCTTTAATAGAGTTATCCAAGATTATGACACTGCCAAGTTGTGAAATGAGTTTAACAATTTCTTGAGGTAATCTCGATATTTGCATAAAACTACTGTATATTCTATCAACAATCTGCTTCGCCTTTGAAAATTCATCAATCTGAATTATGATGTTCATAGTGGAAAACTTACAACTACTCGATCATATGCGTAAAAAAATCTATGAGGATAGTTTAAGTATTGAAAGCAGGCGTTCGACTGATCAACAAGTACCCGGAGATCAATTACCTGAATTAacatataattcattttaaatatcCTAATTATTTGGATTAAAAACAAACCATGTTATCAAGTCTAGACTCTAATTCTTTGACCCAATTTTTATAGGCAAACTCAGATTCGAAAGCATCAAAAAAAGACTTACTCTTGAACATTAATTGGTCCTAAACATcgattattaaaataaagtaTACCCTTGTGTTTAGTATCGATTTTGATATATTCTCGTCCGCTTTGGTGCACATACTTGACACCAAAGACTCCGGATCTTCCATCAACTTGGAAAACACAAAAGGGAGGACGAAATTCTTACACATTGATTCATAAGAATTATCGTGGACAGCTACGAAATTCATTTATctatgaaattaaatagtGGTAATAAGCTGAGAATGTGATTACTAACGTTTAATGTAATGAGTGCAATAGTTTTGAAATCCACCATCTAAACAGTAATTTCTTAAATTCAGTCTCCTTGAATAGTATTGGCATAGGTTATAGCTTTCAACAATTTTCGAACAGTATTCGTGTTCCACGGGATCAAATTGAGTCTGTTTTTCACCtaaaaatatgtttataGATAGTTTACACAGTACCATTTAACAGTACATAGTTTGTTCTGCAAAACTCCAGTGGGTTGAAAATGCTTAAATTTTCCGAGTTTATCCCAGAGCAGTTTTTATCCAGAACGTTAGGAGCATCAAATGAGCAagattttacaattttaatgaatttatctTTTATGTGTTCGCAATTAAAGTTAGATTCGTATGGTTGATATTTCAGGTTACATAAGAGAAATTGTACTCCCTTATAGCAATATTTATCGCTTTTGTTAGACATACTGAGGATCCTTTCTCCCAGCAGCTCATAATCTTTACACCTTTCTTTATTAACCATTTTTAGAATACCTCTTTTATTGAGGATTTGGAGGGACGATACGATATTATCACAAATCCCTGAAAGAGTATTACTATCTGACTGTAGTATGTTACAACATGTGAAATAGACCAAATATGTTAGAAGAAACGGTAAAAATGCcattttaacattttttatCTAAACCATCTAGAATCTTATCCTTTAAAggaaatgtgtaatttgtaaaaaacttttattattaatttccatggaattaaaaaatagtCTGGAACAAAATGCAGACATCTCTATTCagtatttataaaaaattattttaagaacaaaaattattgtttagTTAAAATGTGTGAGTAAATTACTTGAATTTTAGAAATACACATAACCCTACTAAAACGACATCAAGATGACTGTTATCTAGATATGTTTtagttattatttttaaattaacaaatgCAATTAAGTctgttatataatttacatttagATAGCAAATACTCCAGAAGTGGAACGAGATATTCAGCCTTCGCAAAGTTCGGCAGTTTTACTTCCGACGGATCCTACTTTTCTCTTACATCAACCGACaattcaatttcattctATAATGTAGACGAAGATGTAAAAAGTATTTGTTGATTTTCcataaataacaatttcCAGATACACATTCTCAACTTCATAATGGCAGTACCGACTTGATTCCTCTCAACATTAACCCATTTTTAACTGTTAAATtcaaaaatgatattagGGACTTTTGCTGGTTTCCGAATTTTGACAAAAATTGTCCTGATTCCTGTTGTTTTTTAATCGCATCTCGTAACAAACCTGTAAATATTCtatttttctttattacTTTCAGATTAACCTTTACGATTCCTTAACTGGTGCAGAACACTTTACTTACAAACCCATAAATGCAGTTGGTGAGATCGCAGAAAGTTACTCCATCGACTTCCATCCCCTTGGAAAATACTTTCTTTGCGGCTCCTTATCATGTATCTACGTTTTTGACATTCAATCTCCTGGAGAACACATTGAGGTTAccttttatttattttatctataTTTCTTTTGTTTATTCCTAATTAACgcatttattttttggtTTAGTTGAGAAGGCTTTCTACAAGGAAAAGCGCAGGCCAGAAGGGGATTATTTCCACCATTTCTCACAACAATTTCGGTTCTGGAAACACTTATGCTTGTGGCAGTTACAACTGTTCTGTTTCAATATATGACCATAACTTATCAAGGACTGTCAGTTTAGCAGGGGATTTTCTCGATCCTGAGTTCCCTCTCGGTCCAATTACTCACGTATTTTCAtctgttaattttatattactCATTATTTTATCCTTTAGATTAAATGGATTGATGAAAGTAAACTTATCATTGGTTGCAGAAATGACTATTACTTGAGGTTATATGACACTCGCGGTGACCTTAGTTCCCCTTTACAGAGGTTCTACAGGCCTGTCAACAATAATCAAAAAATCACCTTTGATTACAAAGATAATTTACTAGTTTCAGGTTAACTTCTAATTTACTTTgatttcttaattattcctaataataatttaccaGGAACTTGTAAAGGTGATTTATTAGTCTACGACTTACAGGGCAACGTTGTTTATTCTGAGCATTTATCTGATCTACCTATTCCAGTTTGTACTTTCAGTCCCAAAATTCCTCTTGCTCTCATTTGTAGTGGAACCAGGCACTTTTAAACcatttttactattttttaGGAATTTTAATGATCATAATCTAGACTCTCCTGGGGATTCAGACCCTTCTAGCTCTATAAACTCTGTCGCTTTTAATAGAGTTTATTCTTttgaaatataatatacattaaaataaaactaCATTATTTTCGTGTTAGTGATTTATCACGTTTTGTTTGGGTGTGTGTTGTGCGAGAAGAGGCTAATCTATTAGTACAAATTATCGAGAACTTTAGTTTGCTTTTTTGATCTTGAACAACTCTTCTTGTTGTTTCATGTAATCTCCGTAGGCGCAGCTTGCGTATAAATTATACCTCTGTCCAACGATGACGATGTCACCGAACTGCGCCGCTAGTGCTGATCCTCCCAGGATGTCTTCGGAGTTTACCTTTTCTCTCAGATCAGTTAATGCTTTCGCATTTTCTCTATGAACCTTCTTATGCCATTGGGCTTTCGGTAGGTTGAGTACGTCTTGGATAAGGCACTTGATCCTCTTTGAATACTCCTTTCTCTGGACTAGTTCCTTGAGACGTCCGAACCACATGTCCAAAACTGGTCTTAGGTTTGGGTTTTTATCAATATAGTAtcctaaaaaattatatatttgtctgattttatataattactggtaaaatttaattatagtaCCCGTTCCATAAATCAACTGTATAAAACACTCTATTAAGTGCTCGTGTGGTTCTTGGTTCATTACTAGGTCGAATACAACCTTGTTTACAATTTTGAATCCTAGCATTTTCCTCTGGAACAGTTCTCCTATCATCTTTACTGTGCCCAACGTCTTCGTTTTTAGTTTCTTCACTGATACTTCCTGGTCCTCACTTACTGTTGTGAAATCGAAGTTTTTTGGTGTACTTTCGTATTCGCGTTGGATTTTGTTCAGAAGCGCGCTAGCGAATGACACCTTTTTTATTCCTACATCGTATTCTCGTGATCTCCAGTACaaaatctaaaaatacgttgatatttatcataaaaaatatatttttgataACTTACTTGGCACAAATCTGAATACATTTCTGACCAGTCTGGTTCCAAAACTGCCTTGTCAATTATAATATCAActattttttgtaattcTTCATAATTGTTTAAAGATTCACATTGAATTGCGATTTTTTCTGCTAGGGTCTCGAACTTTTCGATAGTCAGTTTATTTAGGTTTCCTTGTATTTTACGGCAGGTAATTTCGAAAGATTCGAGTCCTCCATTTTTGAGCAGAGGTTTCCACTTatctataaataattttacgGAAAGTTTGATCTCATACCTGGTTTCGAGGATGTTTCGTTTACGTTATTCTCGTTAGGTTGATCTGTTTCCctataaataaaattaatattgggaagagtttttaataaagaaatttaatatctggaaactaaataaatttacgTTTTGTAGGTGACGATTTTGGGGGTGTTTGAATCTGGATCAACTGTAGGAGTTATATGGAAGTTCAAATTGGTATAGGTCTGAGATTCTGTTTCGTCCATCAGttattgatttatattttacatacGAATCACTCAATATAGGATTCTTTCCATCATCTGAAATCTATAATTTGCGTCAAGGTTATTTACATGGACCCCACTACAGTACTTTTTCTGAAATTACACCTATCTTTCATATTCTTTTCTTTTCTATTTTGAAAAACCCATACACTTATTTCTTTGCACTTTGAAATGGTATTTGTACCAGATTTTTCcttttacacatttcttGTTTTACCATTGAAACCTTCCAATTTATGACAATCTTCTCAATTTCTCCcttatataaatttaaatctacACTCATTTTCTTCACAAATAAGTACCacataaataatttatttataattattatttatttatttgttttcCTTATCCTGGATGATCTTCTAACTATCGCAgatttaattgtatttattCCTTCCTCTATATCTTCCTCACTTATAGTTATAGATCCCTTTGAAATACTAATCACAGTCATCATACTTAGAATCCTTTTGATTTCCAGTCCATTTTTCTAAATCTatagaatttttaatttcttacCTTTATCAACTTGATTAATTCCTTTCCATCTATTTCATCCATTTCGTTGGATGTTATTAGAAAAAGTGACAAAAGAGTTACTTTTGGTTCATATGCCTTTAGTACTGATTTTTCGATTTTCTTCACAAGAACCAAAAACTCAACGTATCCCTTGTACCTGAATACATTTAATCATATCGAAATTACTTATGATTTATAGATTCCGAGAATATAGTAGATAACAATTCAACATCAGCTTGCTGGACCTTTTCTGACCCGTAAATACCAACtacataatatattaaaactCTAATTAGTACTACTTTATCTACAATATTAAAGTACCAAATTCATAAGATAAAGCAGAAATGCATTGTTCACTGGTAAATTGGTTTTCCTTCATCAAATCTGATAtgattttcattaaatcCTTTGAAACCAATGTCGGTGAATCTTCTAAAATCATCTTAATGCTTGAAATTAT encodes:
- a CDS encoding uncharacterized protein (note;~Tap-24g11.q1c.C.cand.142 - score = 25.82) translates to MNFVAVHDNSYESMCKNFVLPFVFSKLMEDPESLVSSMCTKADENISKSILNTRDQLMFKSKSFFDAFESEFAYKNWVKELESRLDNMVIDLRVLVDQSNACFQYLNYPHRFFYAYDRVVIDEFSKAKQIVDRIYSSFMQISRLPQEIVKLISQLGSVIILDNSIKEATAHFKELYTLISSGSHYYFSLRRDLTLAMNIRIMESNLSRVSAFLPNNIAYIKQRINSGNPFEVNLNKASVLYERGTNFRDIATLLEAQLNALYKIISKTKDSNFIKSLNLT
- a CDS encoding uncharacterized protein (note;~Tap-24g11.q1c.cand.95 - score = 11.38;~Signal peptide predicted for TA03670 by SignalP 2.0 HMM (Signal peptide probability 0.613, signal anchor probability 0.000) with cleavage site probability 0.273 between residues 20 and 21), whose product is MQICKLLLIFPFVFIKLTFELKFTRLPSYSLSLSNLYTDQNITWLFNNKIEPSVSNIVKEELLSQLKSFKPDQSTLSKASEELEEIALDISKKIAKKKKKFRLKNLFLLEDLKDSSLLTELFSFFKENPVVYSIWNSNRAIFSREEEFVLEIQYKFPIKLKAVPKFYFSPVVTYKVTATKGTNLSFICMSKILTKI
- a CDS encoding uncharacterized protein (note;~Tap-24g11.q1c.C.cand.139 - score = 22.80;~1 probable transmembrane helix predicted for TA03695 by TMHMM2.0 at aa 13-32), coding for MRKMNMDGLNECAYAIGLQGVVTVASMAFFLYKLKSKKCTCEVKSEKYFSPLNSYSQTFENNDTKGFKTVTNRVKLPKIKVKTFKQSGSRSIISSIKMILEDSPTLVSKDLMKIISDLMKENQFTSEQCISALSYEFVGIYGSEKVQQADVELLSTIFSESINHKYKGYVEFLVLVKKIEKSVLKAYEPKVTLLSLFLITSNEMDEIDGKELIKLIKKNGLEIKRILSMMTVISISKGSITISEEDIEEGINTIKSAIVRRSSRIRKTNK
- a CDS encoding uncharacterized protein (note;~Tap-24g11.q1c.C.cand.141 - score = 13.71;~Signal peptide predicted for TA03680 by SignalP 2.0 HMM (Signal peptide probability 0.968, signal anchor probability 0.005) with cleavage site probability 0.453 between residues 22 and 23) — its product is MAFLPFLLTYLVYFTCCNILQSDSNTLSGICDNIVSSLQILNKRGILKMVNKERCKDYELLGERILSMSNKSDKYCYKGVQFLLCNLKYQPYESNFNCEHIKDKFIKIVKSCSFDAPNVLDKNCSGINSENLSIFNPLEFCRTNYVLLNGEKQTQFDPVEHEYCSKIVESYNLCQYYSRRLNLRNYCLDGGFQNYCTHYIKR
- a CDS encoding uncharacterized protein (note), whose product is MDGFEFGLLGGIFSTNQHVNEEPDSTQKSDGKYEFTTEYVPPDVSEIPQPVFQKQQKPSNVESLVPVVVGKVLSNIVDPNQKLKVFGTPVFGMCVVGQVKNLEKFPSVFQFDLDDSTGVIRVHFSNVSLELDDFDYVQIVGSLVLLSMDNFYIDSQHLINYGKYSKAVEDRIRYHNVLVAYAAYNLDLGEKLKLQNKHVGKMSDLPGPSNGQDFKDAKLGPEYDHITNELEILVIKYLKSTPEGISKKTPLFEALMNTHQGIFVFSSIFMNFFNF
- a CDS encoding eukaryotic initiation factor, putative (note;~Tap-24g11.q1c.C.cand.140 - score = 37.15), whose amino-acid sequence is MDETESQTYTNLNFHITPTVDPDSNTPKIVTYKTETDQPNENNVNETSSKPDKWKPLLKNGGLESFEITCRKIQGNLNKLTIEKFETLAEKIAIQCESLNNYEELQKIVDIIIDKAVLEPDWSEMYSDLCQILYWRSREYDVGIKKVSFASALLNKIQREYESTPKNFDFTTVSEDQEVSVKKLKTKTLGTVKMIGELFQRKMLGFKIVNKVVFDLVMNQEPHEHLIECFIQLIYGTGYYIDKNPNLRPVLDMWFGRLKELVQRKEYSKRIKCLIQDVLNLPKAQWHKKVHRENAKALTDLREKVNSEDILGGSALAAQFGDIVIVGQRYNLYASCAYGDYMKQQEELFKIKKAN
- a CDS encoding uncharacterized protein (note;~Tap-24g11.q1c.cand.96 - score = 18.70), which gives rise to MQLSLLYNLHLDSKYSRSGTRYSAFAKFGSFTSDGSYFSLTSTDNSISFYNVDEDVKNTHSQLHNGSTDLIPLNINPFLTVKFKNDIRDFCWFPNFDKNCPDSCCFLIASRNKPINLYDSLTGAEHFTYKPINAVGEIAESYSIDFHPLGKYFLCGSLSCIYVFDIQSPGEHIELRRLSTRKSAGQKGIISTISHNNFGSGNTYACGSYNCSVSIYDHNLSRTVSLAGDFLDPEFPLGPITHIKWIDESKLIIGCRNDYYLRLYDTRGDLSSPLQRFYRPVNNNQKITFDYKDNLLVSG